A window from Setaria italica strain Yugu1 chromosome VIII, Setaria_italica_v2.0, whole genome shotgun sequence encodes these proteins:
- the LOC101784419 gene encoding uncharacterized protein LOC101784419, with protein sequence MAGFHNLTIEWVIRIVIAVRLGAHISLALLAGIRRHKATGFLTIVLWLAYQVANWAAPFVLSNLSLGSTPREQQLVAFWLPCLVAHLGGPDNITAYSLEDNKTFLRQFVSTAS encoded by the coding sequence ATGGCTGGATTTCACAACCTGACAATCGAATGGGTGATCCGCATCGTGATCGCTGTCAGGCTCGGAGCTCACATCTCCCTCGCCCTCTTGGCCGGGATCCGCCGGCATAAAGCGACCGGCTTCCTGACGATCGTCCTCTGGCTGGCGTACCAGGTGGCCAACTGGGCCGCGCCGTTCGTCCTCAGCAACCTGTCCCTCGGCAGCACGCCGCGGGAGCAGCAGCTGGTCGCGTTCTGGCTGCCGTGCCTCGTGGCGCATCTCGGCGGCCCCGACAACATCACCGCCTACTCCTTGGAGGATAATAAGACCTTCTTGCGCCAGTTCGTAAGCACCGCGTCGTAA